In the Ornithodoros turicata isolate Travis chromosome 5, ASM3712646v1, whole genome shotgun sequence genome, GCGGTGTACGCTAGAGGGCGCCTGCTAGGCGTATCGTAAAATGCGTGGCGTTAGCGCCGATCAGTACAGAGACTGCGTATTTGCTTCGGTAGGAAAGCCCTGTTCAAGAAAAACTGTCCCTCATCACTTGTCGCCTGTCCCCTCGCTATTGGTGACATCATGAAGAACAAAGTGCTTGCAGATACTCTAACGAACATATCGCTGCTGAACTCGGAGGCCCTGAACTCTCCTCCATATTCGAAAATACTGGCCGAAGACATACGGAAGGAAGGTAAGAAAGCTTTAACGTCATTCACGTTTTTCATgtactttatttttttcacaGCCGGCATCATCACAGCAAGCGACCTAGAGAACTTCCAGCCGATACTAGATCCTCCCCTCATCGTTAAGCTCGCTGGAGGCTTTCGGCTGTATACCCTCCCTCTCCCATCTGGAGGTACCATAACCAGCTACATAACCAATATCATCAATCAGTTTGTCGTGGATGGACAGCTACCGGATGACGAACGCACCGCGCACATCTTCATTGAGGCCTTCAAGTTCGGCTTCGCGACGAGGGAGCATCTGGGAGACCCAAGGTCATCGGACTTTGAGGGCGAGGTATCGTCATAAATCTAGCTCCCGGAACTAGAACATCGGAAATGATTTCTCTTTCTGGTGACTACCGTACGTCATCACGTAGAACCCCAGCGCACACAGCCAACGCCACATGAATACAGAAGGCCTACTTAGTGTACGCTATCACTACTTCGCGACGTCTATACTTCAGGCAATGGCCGCGGGCAATTTCTGACAGGCattctgtggctaccagtgaCTCCATATGCGGCAAACGGCGGGTCGTCTCTGTAGCTATACACCCGCCGAAAGCACGTCGTGATTGGCATCGTTTAAAACGACTATCGCACCCGGGAACATATGTATCAGACCGATGCAGTAATGTTCGTCATCGCTTCACTgtcaacttggccaagtttctcctcccaaaacagcttacatattcgCATTCCCTCTGCAGCAAACACCGTGATGACGTAaaccaggcacacgaatggcgCAAGCGACAGTCtccgatgtcgtctgcttggcATTCGCAACGCAATGTACTAAGTGTCCTTAGTCCTAGGTAAACACGCAGACTGTTGCTTACCAGTGTGCGTTCTGACGTGATCATGTTGCGTAGAACACGGTGTtgcgctcctggctgtacgaacacgtcctACGCTGACCAGAAACAACACTCCACTAGCTGATTACAGAGCAGATGCCGTCCCCTAGTATTCCGGCTCTCCAGCCCACCGGTCGGTCGGTCGCCACGGCTACAAAGGTCCCTccagccgctccctgattggtctcgtccgcgccaaagggggctcactgattggccttgtccgggtgacgtttccagagaagGAATCCCAGACACAAGGGTGTCCTCTAAcgtattgctccatagacgaaagcgtgaTGAGCGAACGCAATGTATTCTGGACAGGTGTAAACAACGTGTTGGCTGTTTCTGTGCGCCGTTTTGGACGTCTTTTgaccacggtaattatttttaatCCGATAATCGGCGCAGTAAAACGCGTAGCTTTGTACATGAGGCCTCGTAGTGTTGACCACTTctaaagatgtgatgacgaccccgCGCTAAGAcgcactgagccgatgcgaccTACTAACTAAGgagaaactaaggagaaatgggctatataccatgtcgcggaagaagcaccgtgtAGTTTATGCTGGCAAAGTCAGTCCATCCCTTGGCTTTGTGCCGACTggaatatgtcggcaagcgcTACAACGacgtgtaaacaaagtcacatgacctcaaaaaaACGATGTCGTGAGtaggacaagatggcggttttgtGAAAGCACCCGCCcgagggtagttacaaaaatggcggctcttgccatgtgttacatgaaactgcacaggaacaacgccaccaattcgcgtcggTCTTTcagcgttattatcagtgatgacgGGCACTTACCAGTGCCCCGAatcacttttctttttccctgTTGACGAAAACGAGATTGTTGCAGTCATAGTTTCTATGAAAAATAGCAAAAGTCTGGATGCTTTTGATATGCAGATTGCTCCTATAAAAAATGTATCGAATAACATATCGTCCCTGTTGGCACATCTCTTTAACCAGTGTATCTCCCTTGGAGTTTTCCCAGCTAAAATTAAGATTGCGAAAGTTTGTCTTATTTACAAAGGTGGCGATCCACAGCAGATGACccgccttactcgccccccccccccctctattgCCGGCCCTGGCTATATGTACCGACCGGCCCCATATATCTGTCATTATTCACGAGGGTGGTCATATGAGTACTTCATCTATACCCAGAAACGCAGGCGTCTTTTCGAGCTGATGCAGACACTGACGAGCAACACCTACGCCGCGAGAATCAAAGCCAAGATAAAGGAACAGACTGTCGCCGATACTGGTTATTACGGCCTCAACTTCACTGGCAAAGATGGCCACGGTTCCGGACAACTTGTCATCGTTGCTCCCAATGGCGACGCAATCTCGATGGTTGCCAGCATCAACACCGAGTAAGCAGACACAAGAACCCTTTGGGAAGCTTCTTCGCTTAAAGGGGCACGGCATGTGCAAAAATGTCCGCACGCGGAATGAAAGGTTCCGTTACTATGACAACAGTATAAAACGAACTGGATCCATCCGTCACGTCACCGCATCCGTCCGCGCGTCCGTAGCATCATccgtcgcatccggaaacccatccaCGAAGCCGATACCACGATGTTGGGCATCGGCCAACAATAAACCcggcattttctttttcgttccgAAAAATGCTTAGATAATAAATAGAgcaattttaaagatcagcgctacTTCCGCTGCTGCAGTAGCCCCATGCAACGTGACGTCACACCcaaagcggaggagtgagagtgcGGCACTCGGGGAAGTGAAGGCGCCGTCCAGCAAGACGTCCGGTAACTGAAGCGTAGTACGAGATGCCCGCACGGCCGCAGCactccttttctcaaggtcggaCCCTTATTGATCCCTAGGGAGTAacgttttttcgtttttccaaagggagaatggacctttttcacataccgCGTCATATCCTGGCGGCTCttcagcgaaccacgctcggcgcGCGCCAAAGCAAATGCACGTGGGTAGCGCAAATGACCGAAACCGGTCcagagtgggaccgacgagctcgcgccgttcgtgcgtctccccactggtccgcACTtgtgtcgtccccatactgcgccatctagtgaagatgggagataatcctctccggCACCTCAAGGTCATTCGCATCCGCATAGGCCGCtgtggaaaaggtccattgcggcatactctcaacattcggcatctgctcttgtcatgcGCTCCATCGAATCCTCTATTTCACGTGCGATTTTCGATACTTGGAGGATCGATCCACGGTCAAGGatccacgaggaataaaatggcaCTGTAGTTTCGAGATCTGGCCAAAAAGGCCTCGACCGTCGCTTAAAGCGCGAAGAAAACTAATTTGCGCTTTACCTCTTCGTTCTTCCGGGGGAGACAATGCGGGGCAGCCTgccattggtctccgcaaatgATTTCCCGCGATGAGTGGACGCCCTATTAGCACTGCCACGTCGTGTATCTTGATAGAGagaaaagagggaaaagaaggaaaagagggaaagaaaaaaattgcggTTTCCTCGCGCTTAAATAGCAAACGACGAATCCTGTAACTTTATGGCTCCTGTCAAAGTAGCTGCATTTTTCATTCTGCGAGGAAGAATGTTTGCCCCTTCGTGCACCTTTTAACGAGCTTTTATTTTTTCAGATTCGGGGCCTTGGTTTTGTCACGGAGAACCGGGATATGGATGAACAACGTGATGGACGACTTCTCGCAGGCCGCCCAGAGCGATATCTACGACTTTGTGCCCACTTCAGGGAACTACATCCTGGAAGGAAAGCGTCCTTTGTCCTCACTGGCGCCATCCATTGTGGTCGATTCCAGCGGCGATTTCGTTATCGGGATTACGAGTACCGGATCGGGGACAATTATTACGGGCATAGTTCAGGTGAGTACAGCGCTTAACTGGATGACTTTCGCGTAGAGAAGAGCTATCCTGCACTACAACGATTTCCACGTCATTTCACATTTCCACACAGACTCCCGTAATATGTAGTCATCGATACGCCATGACAGTGCGTCTTCGCGCATGAGAGGAGTTAAAACGTAGAGAAGCCATGCGATGAAGCGTCTGTCCACTCATGGGGCAGCAAACAGTAAGGGTGGTATTTGGGAGGACCAATCAGGTCGCTTCCGCAGCACGCAAGGAAAGAGAAACTGCGGAGCTGCTCCGACAGTTGACCTATTATACTTGCGCATATCGTATATAAAAATTCGTGGGTGCTACTTCCGTGCCTATATCGAGGACGGTGATATTAACGTGGTCTGTAACGCATTACAAATTGTATACGTGTCACTCCATTTGTTCCATCCATTCGTTTTCGGCTTCCTTCCAGGTTCTCGCACGAATATTATGGATGCGGAATACAGTTAAAGAAGCCATCGACTGCTTTCGCATTCACACCCAGTTGAAGCCTGATATTGTGAAGTACGAGAATACCACGGACAAGGTGAGGTCAAAGTCAAAGGAATGCTGCATCTTGCCCATACCAAAATCTTGTTCCAGAGTGTCGTATCGGGGCTTCAGCGACGGAAACACAACGTCACGTTGTACAAATGGGACGGCAACGTTATAGCTGTAGTCAGGGACCGACAACTCAAAGTCTACAATGGATCCAGCGACTATAGAACGGCACAAACTGGAGGTGTCACTGGCGGATAGAATATCTGTACCAACAATATGTTCAGCAAAACAGTTATCTCGCTGCGTAACTTTGCACAAATATACGTTTGTTTTCTGCAGTGCAGTGCTATATAGGATTTATTTCTTATGCGTTGGTGCTTTTCCGAAACTGATTGTGCTTCCTGAACCTCGTTCTGTAAAAGCCTGACCAGACTTGGCTACGTGGACTACATAtaggttttcccgtccattttagtccaagtgccatctgaattagtccaggtgccattCAATTTAACCCgtgcgccatctgaaaaaatccagatgccattcaatttaatccgggtgccatctgaattaatctatggtgtttttaagcactgcGTTCACTGTGCTTAAGCACTGTGTTTAAGCACTGGTGGTGCGTTCACACTGGGACATCTTTGTAGAGTattttagtggaagaaaaagtaactGCTGATGGAACTGAAGGTGTGCCGTGCCTTATGTGGAACATTCGCATGACGCTGAGATATTAGGAATTGGAGCGgaagtatagcagacgacggcactggtgctgtcgtctgctgcacaATATCTTCTGACGGATATCCCGCACAGTAAGAAGAGCGCGAAGAGGCATGActcaatagcagacgacacaactggTGCTGTGGTCTGCTACAggatatcttctgactgaactgcaggatattccacgggATTAAAAGAACACTAAAAGCCACCacacacatagcagacgacaccactggtgctgccgtctgctacagaatatattCTGACTgcactgcaggatattccgcgcGGTTAGCAGAACGCGAAAAGGCATGGCTCACATAGCAGaagacaccactggtgctgtcgtctgctacagaacgtCTTCTCACTGAGCTACAAGATATTCCacgcggttagaagagcacaaaatgcatgactcacatagcagacgacacctttggtcctgtcgtctgctacggaatatcttgtgactaagcTGCGGGATGTCTTCCCGCAGCAGAGTCCTATCAGCAGCTTTTTCCTTCCACTGcatgtctgtagaatattctgcgtggatgtccctcgtgtgagtacacggttatagtgcttaaaaacatcatggattaattcagatggcgcccggattaaaCTGAATGGCGCTGGGATTATTTTAtatggcacctggactaattaGATgtcacttggactaaaatggacgggaaaacctgtagttctAGACTGCCAATCTTGCTAGTGCCTGTCCCAGCGGTGAAGTCCGACCCTATGTTTGATTTTGCTGTAATATAATACTCCTGCCACACGTgcattgaaaccaatcgtcattgaacactcgcgtagcgccatctagaatgtaactttgcaacctttcagtgagcattggatccaatgctttctgcgaagttgacacgttacacgcttagTGGCGCCATGCGCGTGTTCAAAGACCATTGAGTTCAATTTTCATTGAAAACTGCCCGTATGGCACGTGCATAATGCGGCACTGCCATACTCGTGACACTGCAAGTGGGGGAACCATATTCGTATTCCAGTGTCAATCATATGACGTATCTATTGACTgctttgtttgttgttgttgttttgttgtttttcaTTTACTTCAATCAACCATGGGCAGTGTGCCTTATACTTGCCTACTGCCTATGTAACACAAAGTACAGGGCGCTCGCGTGGACATAGGGTGTAACGCGGTTGGTATTTTGGTCCGACAAAGCCACGGTAGCTGACGCGATAAAGGTATCGCTTTAAAAATCAAGTTTGTAACACTGAGTATTCTGGTCTGCACGCCTATTAGGCTGCATACCTTAGAAAGGAACGAGCATCCCTAATCGTACAGGCTAGAAAGGCAGCGCAAGCCCCATGTCCGCCACGAACTAGGGCTCCACAAGAACGGTGTTGCTTAGCACTGCAGCTAGATCACAGTGCGTTATCAATTGAAGTTCACCCAATGTATAAATGCATTGTGATGTAAGTCACAAGCGCATAAGAGGAAAAACAGCTCCGTAGCTACTATTCTGCGACGTTCCTCCCAGCAGCAAAAGACGGGGGCGGTCAATTGACTGCGTTGGCCTCAATTATAGGAATCCATTCCATCCTCCTTTCCCCATGGAGTTTGAATGCCACGTGGGGAAGCCACGGGATCAATACCATTGTGAAGGATACCGGCGACATGGAATAGAACCGGCGGAAGATTCAAACAAATATCAATAAGGAAGAGGAACGAGAAAGTCTTACATCCGCTGACGAAATCCAATAAGGTTCTTTTCGCCGTTCGTTCGTTTGTTTCGCAGAGTATTTGCGGCACTCGTGTAGTTAGTTTGCTTATCGATCTGTTATATGTTAGGGAGTGTTTAGTGAATATTTCGCGGGGTTTCGATTGCAAACTTGCGAGTGATTTGCTGCTTTCGTTTTGTATTTCAACCTCCCGACGATCAGTGCGTCCTTTGATGAAGATATCGATTTGACTTTCGTTTGCAGTGTTGTATAGGCTATACGATTGGGTGGGAGCTATGTGACGGGAACGGATAATATGCTGGACCTCAAAATGACGAATTGACGAAAAAAGCGACAAAATTTCAGTCTCGGTTTGAAGAGCTTTGGATATGCTATAGCAATTGGACTGATTTCCGCCACCTTTAGTCAGGCACTGTCTCGCTTGCTCGCACCGCCTAGTGGgtgactgggggggggggggggtggaaacCCACCCAATCTGTGTAAcgtaacctgacctaacctaactgaaAAGCGCTTACCTGTTTTAACCCAAGGCTCATACCTTTTGCAAGATCGCCCATCCgaagccgttaggcttagcgtggCCGCTACACACTTACCAACTTTTAAAAGCCACCAGTCCCAATACTATAGTACAGCCAGAGCTTTTGATCCCCACTGGCCTGCAGCCGTACCGGATCAAACCGGGATGCGGCGTGCTTTAAAGGGGTGAAAAAATTGCTGAACATCGTAGTTTGTGCATAACATCCATAGTATACctgccatcaactttgtttctttctcgtgtgacgaattatgcctcaaataagcgagcaatcaaaccgaaacaggaatgTTGAGAGGAGTATCGAAAGACTTCCGAAggccaacgcgttacgtcaccctgcatgTAGCGGTCGTAGCCGCTGTGTTACATTCCAGGAACAAAACAATGGACGAAGATTGGGGATGAGGTCACTCAGACACAGATGGAAAGAAACAACGGTCATCTGCTTCCCTGAGAGTCAGAAAACAACGCAGGAATGGTATGAGTTGAGGAATGCAGGGTGACGTTGGCCGAgcagaaaaaggaagaagaggTTCTTCCATCGACGTTCGGTGGGAGccagcttacgcttgtcccatcctacagttggcaatatgaGCCAGAGATTTTCAAATTTCGAAAGTCGGTTTTATGACCCCATGAAGGCCCTGGAGATTCCGTAGCTCCCAACACACACTATAGCCATTGGTCTCATGTAACATATTTGTGCTTAATGATTTATTTCGACCACTTAACTCAGTGCCCTCTTGTCCGACCACTCTCTAAAACCTGTAGCAGTGAAAGAGGCCTCGTCCATAAATTTTTCGCTTCAGGCTACCGCGGGTTGTACCACAAATAACACTCATTCTGGCAACGACAATCGAACAATAATCGAACGAATCGATCGATAGAACGATAATCGTAGCTGGCCTATATAGAACGCGAGAGAGAAGTGCTTGATCTGCCCACGTGGATCTGCCTTAGGCCTCCATGAATTGCACCAGGCGTGAGAGCTCCCAAAAAAAGCTATGTCAGACTTGGTTCGCTTACCCGCCAGATTGGCGCTTCCTATATGGCCCAAAAAAGCAGCTAAGCAGCCCATTGATCTGCTACGACAAACGGTTATTGCATACCACCCTCCACCATGGTAACCTTCACCCCATCGTTGTTTCACGCGTTGTGTGCACTGCACTACTCATGTGCAATTCGTTGGGGCAAATTTTTAATTTGAAGTAATTTAATTGCTAACTGTCGCCCTGAACGTtctatttctctctctcgctttttcctattttcttcttttttttttttttttacagcagatgattgtagcagacgacgcactcGGTCGTCACCACACTTTTTCTGTTATATGCACAAATGAGCATTAACATACGTTCCAGTTACTGCCAGAATTGAATCCTTCAAATCGTGCGCTATTACCGCTAATTTATTATTCCTAGCCATATTATCATATATTATGTTTAGTGCCACCCAACGACATCGCCACCATTCTGGTACATGCAACGAGCGCCATTGCGGTACATAAGCGAACTAAGCTCGGCACAAGTTTTCTAGGGGAGTGTCGTGAAGCTTTCGGGcgtggaggaaggaaagagaggaggagcggagaagtgaagccgagattggtgAGCCACTGCAGTGACATCATCGCTCGcgttccggtttcggttacatgcatctctatgggagcccccaacgcatagtttcggaatacttggagaggtgtggtggtagcgcgcCAAAGTGGCCCCCAACGTGGCGCGTGCAAACCGACTTCATTGGGCTATTAAGGTAACGTGACCCCCCGCGTGGCTCAAAAGAATCTACAGCTCACCTCCTATCATTACGTCACTTGCCCTACGCTTCTCTCTCCTGTTGAAGAGCCGTTGGGGtgtctccttttcttctttcctctaTGCCTTCCCGCCATGACGAATGCAGAAATGAATGGTCATTTCATTGCgggacccaggacgcatatccCGCCAGGCtgacaacggcgaacccatTCACCACCACCGTTTCATTGCATGAGCTTTTGAATGTGCTTACGCAAGAACAGCGCCTCAGTGATCATACACATTTTGATCTTATGGGGAAGAAGGTTTTTTCGGGGTGTGCTGACGTTAGGGAACTCGTTCCACTTCCGTTTCCCCATAGCTTTGATGCGCCAACTTTTAGGGAAAACCCCCGTGTAGGTCTGCAAGCAGGTGCGGATCTAAAGAGGGTTGGGCCAAGATGTCCTGActccctcctcaatttctgtcttcacactGTGTTTAGGTTACCTAGATCGTGTATGTAccatgctggccaaggctgaaCCCCGTTCtcaaaaaaatcctggatccgcccctgtcaCCAAGTGACAGCCACGATCACGTGACTGCTCTATGAAGCTATCGCCTTTAAATGCGTTTAGCACAAGCCCCGAAGACGAcacctcttttcttttctctcctctttcttcttctttttcttttaatgcGTGTGTGCGCCTTACGTATCCTTCAATACCTTGTCTACCCTGTCACCAAGTGACAGCCACGATCACGTGACTGCTCTATGAAGCTATCGCCTTTAAATGCGTTTAGCCCAAGCCCCGAAGACGACAcctcttttattttatgttctctttcttcttctttttcttttaatgcGTGTGTGCGCCTTACATATCCTTCAATACCTTGTCTACCTTTGGCTCGACAAAAGACGTATTTGATATTCTGTACGGACTTCTGTACTGGACTCCTACTCCCTTCGTTTCAGTTGTGCATGGTCGAGTGCCTGCAACACCTCATGTACAACTTGGGACAAACGTTTACCGAGCGCGGCACTCGCGcgtttcttcatcggagcgcccCCTACTAAcaatcaggaagagatcgaataagaaacgggtgactggTAGGTCTATCCATCTCAGGCGTGTGTGTCcatctcagtatgtgtgtccgctcctgtttgctgctaggatGTAGCTCCAACGAATAAATGCGACACCCCCGGTGTTCCTTTAAGCTTTCGCCCCAACGATCTGGACGCCAAGTAGTATAATACTACGAACCGAcagaagagggaaaaaaaatagcagacaTCTGGAGCTTGGGCGGGATACTGACTGGCGCAAGAGTTCACGAACGAAGAAAGTAAAGAAGGAGAGTGCATGGTGTTGATCGATGTGAATTTGGAAATTATCCAACTTGGCGTATCTGCTAATCGATCACCGCACAAAAGTTATCCCGATCACTGCACCTTGAGTCAATGAATTATGAGCAACATTAGacacttgtttcttttttgcacgACAGTCATCCATCTTCGAATGACGCAGTTCGAACGAAGGTCGCTGAACTTTCGACATAATGTCGATGGTGTTGGGGTTGGACGGCATGTCCTTGTAAATGTAGTAGGGAGTGCAAGTAATCAGTGGGAAGACAAAAACCAattagggttccgggttttcggagttcATCTCCTTGGCATATTCGGAAAGTGTTCTTCGGATTGTATTATTTTACGAGTTTCtcgccgttct is a window encoding:
- the LOC135394721 gene encoding scoloptoxin SSD14-like, which codes for MHDKKGRRKSTMPFTQRSKVTARHKKHMQKSEIRSLSMEPTKGTLFKETLHETQLPGPPTSPGLSPHTATPSSPKTTAPHKGVVGALVALLFAALIIGSVFLVKALVLGKHDDTVIEPRYVSPVEMGSFKNWIAVTGAKLCDHVPKKIFAKNGTVGDAAVATMLCICVVMPHRCGLGGGFFATYYNRRQRTAHAISCRGQAPKESRRDMFSGKKDELLSLYGGKAVAVFGVLRGFGMILNTTGHNLPWKDLFQDAIKYAREGFPVYDEIHNYIEGLKVQINQNTILKKALFKKNCPSSLVACPLAIGDIMKNKVLADTLTNISLLNSEALNSPPYSKILAEDIRKEAGIITASDLENFQPILDPPLIVKLAGGFRLYTLPLPSGGTITSYITNIINQFVVDGQLPDDERTAHIFIEAFKFGFATREHLGDPRSSDFEGEKRRRLFELMQTLTSNTYAARIKAKIKEQTVADTGYYGLNFTGKDGHGSGQLVIVAPNGDAISMVASINTEFGALVLSRRTGIWMNNVMDDFSQAAQSDIYDFVPTSGNYILEGKRPLSSLAPSIVVDSSGDFVIGITSTGSGTIITGIVQVLARILWMRNTVKEAIDCFRIHTQLKPDIVKYENTTDKSVVSGLQRRKHNVTLYKWDGNVIAVVRDRQLKVYNGSSDYRTAQTGGVTGG